In Kangiella profundi, one DNA window encodes the following:
- the thiO gene encoding glycine oxidase ThiO → MKVGIVGAGIAGRLLAWEMVKKGFDVTLFDKNAIDSEAACSFAAAGILSPIAELEMAEPTIYELGNRSLQLYPDLIHELDSEVFYRHQGSLVTAHGSDKVELDRYYRLLETKLKSCGEQVKKIKVADKAPELAHLGEGLWLADEGQLDTTAMLTALQKQLLKHGVSWIEHTEVKSIEPGKVTTKNNTYEYDWIFDCRGLGAKETIPLRAVRGELLWLHAPDVSIKYLTRLMHPRYRIYLVPRPNNIYLIGATEIESEDRSPVSVRSTLELLSAAYSLHKSFGEARIIKQVVNCRPALPDNLPMVELSNRIGTINGLYRHGILLAPAVVEQMMDKFEQALTENDEVKHAVNC, encoded by the coding sequence ATGAAAGTCGGAATTGTTGGGGCAGGAATAGCAGGTCGATTACTAGCCTGGGAAATGGTCAAAAAAGGGTTTGATGTTACGCTGTTTGATAAGAACGCAATAGACAGCGAAGCGGCCTGCTCCTTTGCAGCTGCGGGAATATTGTCACCAATAGCTGAGCTAGAAATGGCTGAGCCAACGATTTATGAATTAGGGAATCGATCACTCCAGTTATATCCTGATCTGATTCATGAATTAGACTCTGAAGTATTCTATCGGCATCAGGGTTCATTAGTCACAGCGCATGGTTCAGATAAAGTTGAGTTAGATCGATATTATCGGTTACTTGAGACGAAACTTAAAAGCTGTGGTGAGCAAGTAAAAAAAATAAAAGTTGCAGATAAAGCACCTGAGTTGGCCCACCTGGGAGAAGGGTTATGGTTGGCGGATGAAGGACAATTAGACACCACTGCTATGTTAACAGCTTTGCAAAAGCAACTGCTAAAACACGGTGTTTCTTGGATAGAGCATACGGAAGTGAAAAGCATAGAGCCTGGCAAGGTTACAACAAAGAATAACACCTATGAATATGACTGGATCTTTGACTGTCGCGGATTAGGCGCAAAAGAAACCATACCCCTGCGGGCAGTAAGGGGAGAGCTTTTATGGTTGCATGCACCGGATGTAAGTATTAAATACCTAACCCGTTTAATGCACCCACGATATCGTATCTATCTGGTACCTCGTCCTAATAATATTTATTTAATTGGGGCAACCGAGATTGAGAGTGAAGATCGAAGTCCAGTATCCGTCAGATCGACCTTAGAATTGTTATCAGCGGCTTACAGTTTGCATAAATCCTTCGGTGAAGCACGAATTATTAAACAGGTCGTAAACTGTCGACCGGCATTACCGGATAATCTACCTATGGTAGAGTTGAGCAACAGAATAGGAACAATAAATGGTCTCTATCGGCATGGCATTTTATTAGCGCCTGCGGTCGTAGAACAGATGATGGATAAATTTGAACAAGCATTAACCGAAAATGATGAGGTTAAACATGCAGTTAATTGTTAA
- the thiS gene encoding sulfur carrier protein ThiS yields the protein MQLIVNDEALELDKPMSVAEFIQWFKQEGNFAIAVNMEFVPRSLYGETLLREGDRVEIVLPMQGG from the coding sequence ATGCAGTTAATTGTTAATGATGAAGCTTTAGAATTAGACAAACCCATGAGTGTTGCAGAGTTCATCCAATGGTTTAAGCAAGAAGGAAATTTTGCGATCGCTGTAAATATGGAGTTTGTGCCACGCTCCTTATATGGCGAGACCTTGTTGAGAGAGGGGGATCGGGTTGAGATTGTTTTGCCGATGCAAGGCGGATAA
- a CDS encoding thiazole synthase, with amino-acid sequence MLKIGNKKINSRLFVGTALYPSPQIMLDAIKATEADVVTVSVRRQGLGGETFWRQLQQLDCHWLPNTAGCHSAKEAITTAEMAREIFQTNWIKLEVIGDEYNLQPDPFQLLEATKELVKRGFEVFPYCTDDLVLCQRLLDAGCNILMPWGAPIGTGRGLSDPYALQTLRKRLPNVPMVIDAGLGLPSHATQAMEMGFDAVLLNTAIAQADNPVLMAEAFKDAVSAGRKAYQAGAMPQRDLAQPSTPVLGTPFWQQES; translated from the coding sequence ATGCTAAAAATCGGTAATAAAAAAATAAACAGCAGATTATTTGTCGGCACGGCGTTATACCCGTCGCCACAAATAATGCTGGATGCCATTAAGGCTACTGAAGCAGATGTGGTGACTGTATCGGTCAGACGACAAGGTTTGGGTGGGGAAACTTTCTGGAGGCAGTTACAACAATTAGATTGTCATTGGCTGCCCAATACAGCCGGATGCCACTCTGCGAAGGAAGCTATCACGACCGCTGAAATGGCACGTGAAATTTTTCAAACCAACTGGATTAAGCTTGAAGTAATTGGTGATGAATACAATCTTCAACCGGATCCGTTTCAGTTGCTCGAAGCCACTAAAGAATTAGTTAAACGTGGTTTTGAGGTATTTCCTTATTGCACGGATGATTTGGTTTTATGCCAACGCTTATTGGATGCAGGGTGTAATATTTTAATGCCGTGGGGAGCGCCGATTGGAACGGGCCGAGGACTTAGTGACCCTTATGCTCTGCAAACTTTGCGCAAGAGACTTCCGAATGTTCCGATGGTAATTGATGCAGGCTTGGGTCTGCCTTCGCATGCTACTCAGGCGATGGAAATGGGTTTTGATGCAGTATTATTAAATACAGCTATTGCTCAAGCTGATAATCCTGTATTGATGGCAGAAGCATTTAAAGATGCAGTGTCTGCAGGGCGCAAGGCTTATCAGGCAGGTGCTATGCCTCAGCGCGATCTGGCTCAACCAAGTACGCCCGTTTTAGGCACACCTTTCTGGCAACAGGAATCATGA
- the thiE gene encoding thiamine phosphate synthase has translation MSRQTKPMVWSLAGLDNSGLAGQLADVKTIQALGAHACSVTTAITAQNSQRVVAINPSTTEQLESQLEALRELGEPNAIKVGLLPSINCLELLIDFLEQAEKSIPLVFDPVIETSSGTQLMPDEVIEQLYKLLPLVTVITPNIDELARLTGQDTKSIEDIESQAKTLIDWGVGSVLVKGGHWPSERASDFFINRNNKFWLHSDRKETDNSRGTGCVLSSAIATSLALNYSIEDAVVIGKMALNQGLRHSYPVREQKGPLSVKSWPIDEQDMPQLTKQYSLSEYYFPSLEKQILGLYPVVDSAEWLERLLPLGITTIQLRVKDLKGDSLESEIQKAVAISRQYNARLFINDHWQLAIKYQAYGVHLGQEDLDDADLAAISQAGLYLGVSTHCFYEVARAHAIKPSYLACGPVYHTDSKQMPWIPHGIENLNYWKNLMQSYPWVAIGGINTDRIADVASTGVSGIAMISAITKAHNPEQTATNMMQLIEQHRPRV, from the coding sequence ATGAGTAGGCAAACTAAACCGATGGTTTGGAGTCTTGCCGGACTGGATAATTCTGGTTTGGCTGGTCAACTTGCCGATGTCAAAACCATTCAGGCATTAGGAGCTCACGCTTGCAGTGTTACCACAGCGATAACTGCGCAAAATAGCCAGCGGGTAGTAGCGATCAACCCTTCAACAACAGAGCAGTTAGAATCACAACTCGAAGCACTACGCGAGTTAGGTGAGCCAAATGCTATTAAGGTGGGTCTTTTGCCCAGCATAAACTGTCTTGAGTTATTAATAGATTTCCTTGAACAAGCAGAAAAGTCCATTCCATTAGTATTCGATCCAGTCATAGAAACATCGTCGGGTACACAGCTAATGCCGGACGAAGTCATCGAACAATTATACAAGTTACTACCGCTCGTTACTGTCATCACTCCGAATATTGATGAGTTGGCAAGGTTAACCGGACAGGACACCAAGTCGATAGAAGATATTGAAAGTCAGGCAAAAACACTAATCGATTGGGGTGTGGGTTCGGTATTGGTGAAGGGTGGGCATTGGCCATCTGAGCGGGCTTCGGATTTTTTCATAAACAGAAATAATAAGTTTTGGCTGCACAGTGATAGAAAAGAAACGGATAATTCGCGTGGAACCGGGTGTGTATTATCGTCAGCCATAGCGACATCTTTAGCCTTGAATTATTCCATCGAAGATGCGGTGGTGATTGGCAAAATGGCCTTGAACCAAGGATTAAGGCATAGCTACCCTGTTAGGGAGCAAAAGGGACCCTTATCGGTTAAGTCATGGCCTATTGATGAGCAGGACATGCCACAACTCACCAAGCAGTATTCATTAAGTGAATACTACTTTCCTTCATTAGAAAAGCAGATATTGGGTTTATATCCAGTAGTGGATAGTGCCGAATGGTTGGAGCGGTTATTGCCCTTGGGTATTACGACCATACAGTTGCGAGTGAAGGACCTAAAGGGTGACTCATTAGAGAGTGAAATTCAAAAGGCAGTAGCTATCTCTAGACAATACAATGCCAGGTTATTTATCAATGACCATTGGCAGCTGGCAATTAAGTATCAAGCCTATGGCGTACACTTGGGGCAGGAAGATCTGGATGATGCGGACCTCGCAGCAATCAGTCAGGCAGGATTGTACTTAGGAGTCAGCACCCACTGCTTTTACGAGGTGGCACGTGCTCACGCGATAAAACCAAGCTATCTGGCTTGTGGCCCCGTGTACCACACCGACAGTAAGCAAATGCCCTGGATTCCACATGGAATTGAGAATTTAAATTATTGGAAAAATTTGATGCAGAGTTATCCATGGGTTGCCATCGGGGGCATCAATACTGATAGAATCGCAGACGTAGCAAGCACGGGTGTGTCTGGTATTGCGATGATTTCAGCAATTACTAAGGCCCATAATCCTGAACAGACAGCTACAAATATGATGCAACTGATTGAACAACACAGGCCTAGGGTATGA
- a CDS encoding rhodanese-like domain-containing protein, which yields MSKFEWQESEKVQLISPEQLKQWVSQQDAPLVIDVRNGEEHDADKALLEFATVGTLKNIPITEFGSHINQLDPDQPTVLVCQVGQKSFNAASLLIQADFSCVYSLHGGMEALRREAAE from the coding sequence ATGAGCAAATTTGAGTGGCAGGAATCTGAAAAGGTACAGCTGATCAGTCCAGAGCAGTTAAAACAATGGGTAAGCCAGCAGGATGCACCCTTAGTGATCGATGTGCGAAACGGCGAAGAACATGATGCTGATAAGGCTTTACTGGAGTTTGCGACAGTAGGAACACTTAAAAACATTCCGATTACAGAGTTCGGCAGTCATATCAATCAACTGGATCCTGATCAGCCAACCGTGCTTGTCTGCCAAGTAGGACAGAAAAGCTTTAACGCTGCCAGCCTGCTGATTCAGGCAGACTTTTCCTGTGTCTACAGCTTGCATGGCGGCATGGAAGCGTTGAGGCGGGAAGCCGCCGAATAA
- a CDS encoding PH domain-containing protein, with the protein MSSEQEQQQEAQQTNEQGQPEQQDNLISRLPESSQRLHPDSIKVSRITVAFVSLIIMLVPTVVALLSESYLIIAIGVAAGLIVFTIGFIWAKKSYDYTWYWLADEGLYIQSGVWWRKKTLIPFNRVQHTDVAQGPLERKYELGKLVTHTAGTRDASVSLDGILLDTAHELRSVLQEEGESDAV; encoded by the coding sequence ATGAGCAGTGAACAAGAACAGCAGCAGGAAGCCCAGCAAACAAATGAACAAGGGCAGCCAGAACAGCAGGACAATCTTATTTCGCGCCTCCCAGAAAGCAGTCAGAGACTCCATCCTGACTCCATCAAGGTATCAAGAATTACAGTAGCATTTGTTAGTCTTATTATTATGTTGGTACCGACGGTAGTAGCATTATTAAGCGAATCTTATCTGATCATCGCAATTGGTGTGGCGGCGGGACTCATCGTTTTTACCATTGGATTTATTTGGGCCAAAAAATCGTATGACTACACCTGGTACTGGCTGGCTGATGAAGGGCTGTATATTCAAAGCGGTGTCTGGTGGCGAAAAAAAACACTGATTCCTTTTAATCGAGTGCAACACACTGATGTGGCGCAAGGTCCATTAGAACGCAAGTATGAATTGGGCAAGTTGGTGACGCATACCGCGGGTACACGTGATGCATCAGTTTCGCTGGATGGCATATTGCTGGATACTGCTCATGAGTTACGTTCCGTGCTACAGGAAGAAGGCGAAAGCGATGCAGTCTGA